One Mercurialis annua linkage group LG3, ddMerAnnu1.2, whole genome shotgun sequence DNA window includes the following coding sequences:
- the LOC126671688 gene encoding protein HASTY 1-like isoform X1 yields MEGSSSTDMQKLSLSVMDSKASEEAHKTMKEAFKSRALDLKRKFHGRESYEATDNEKFKGYLGLVEASDGKADSDTMAYILKEGCLHHSEHIFLAEAFLDMASTAGTEQQQEFFAWSLNLLREQWTQLDWQNNYLSEPLGIVRLCSETPFMWSIFHTVKLFEKAFKIIGTREENTTLRKCSTSSFLHPMASHLSWMLPPLLKLLRVIHSLWSPAIYQALPEKLKAAMSMSDVELHALFGEKSPKLPNGFSIFADGSQTDTSKEGYAEISTSDMQNWLKDIRDSGYTVLGLSMSMRDPFFKCLDIDSDMVTIALVENIRSMQFRHIKQLIHLVLIYLVESCPSEMWEVWIEKLLYPFFIHVQNALCFSRSISLHEGNAKVPDVGSMPSGSDVKAYVMAEKLLRDVTHGTCSLLSAMASPEVNIGIPFLEPLGLVNSIDRSSLKDLNDFAITSLVGFLLKHKGLSRSMLQICLEVFCWADSESVTKISTFCTAVVLLAILTNDVEVREFVSKDLFKSILEAMKFESNAVISADLVSLCRKIYFYLRDREPSLRRVLLSLTGSTRRYLILFEEDLSKASSSEEQQQCMKRFLISVEGYELLALNPPIMEDNSCDDIPNLSPSVMEKVIEANARSEAHEKKMAKIRKQVGAMKKAYYNNPANPILESDDEPDEWFESDGEHEMTDEEFKRYMEQLDASGGFDMNDFSNCRAFGMIQPMELNEVSVTELDKYIKMALEEFNQKENSNFECVEIEKANVLGGLRTEYYITFKAKDEKRVSIYTFQALIFYDYVCEKRHYETSVGICRLKPIPPPRHGHTIALL; encoded by the exons ATGGAGGGAAGCTCTTCTACAGATATGCAAAAGTTGAGTCTTTCGGTGATGGA CTCTAAAGCAAGTGAGGAGGCTCATAAAACAATGAAGGAGGCTTTTAAAAGTCGAGCGTTGGATCTAAAGCGAAAATTCCAcg GTAGGGAATCATATGAAGCAACCGATAATGAAAAATTCAAAGGATATTTGGGTCTGGTGGAAGCTAGTGAT GGTAAAGCCGATAGTGATACTATGGCTTATATACTAAAAGAAGGCTGTTTGCATCATAGTGAGCATATTTTTCTAGCTGAAGCATTTCTTGATATGGCTTCAACTGCTGG GACTGAACAACAGCAAGAATTTTTTGCCTGGTCGCTAAATCTTTTACGTGAGCAGTGGACGCAGCTAGACTGGCAAAATAATTACTTATCTGAACCCTTGGGTATAGTTCGTCTATGTTCTGAGACACCGTTTATGTGGTCAATTTTTCACACCGTGAAGTTATTTGAGAAGGCATTTAAAATAATTGGAACCAGAGAAGAGAATACAACTTTACGAAAATGTTCAACGAGTAGTTTTTTGCATCCAATGGCTTCACACCTGTCCTGGATGCTCCCTCCTCTTTTAAAG TTGCTTCGCGTCATACATTCTCTTTGGTCTCCTGCTATATATCAAGCATTAcctgaaaaattaaaagctgCCATGTCTATGAGCGACGTTGAGCTACATGCTCTTTTTGGCGAAAAAAGCCCCAAATTGCCAAATGGATTTTCAATATTCGCTGATGGATCTCAGACTGACACGAGCAAGGAAGGGTATGCAGAAATAAGTACATCAGATATGCAGAATTGGTTAAAAGATATTAGAGACAGTGG GTACACTGTCTTGGGCCTATCAATGAGCATGCGAGATCCtttttttaaatgcttggatatCGATTCTGATATGGTAACAATAGCGTTGGTGGAGAATATACGGTCGATGCAGTTCAGGCATATAAAGCAGCTTAttcatttagttttaatttactTGGTCGAATCTTGTCCTTCAGAGATGTGGGAAGTCTGGATCGAAAAGCTTTTGTATCCCTTTTTTATTCATGTGCAAAATGCTCTTTGTTTTTCTCGGTCTATTAGTTTGCATGAAGGTAATGCAAAGGTGCCGGATGTCGGAAGCATGCCTTCTGGATCAGATGTGAAAGCGTACGTAATGGCAGAGAAATTGCTTCGAGATGTTACCCATGGGACATGCTCACTTCTTTCTGCTATGGCATCACCAGAAGTCAATATTGGAATTCCTTTTTTGGAACCATTGGGGCTTGTGAACAGTATTGATAGATCGTCTCTGAAGGATTTGAATGATTTTGCGATAACCTCTTTGGTTGG TTTCCTTTTAAAGCACAAAGGTCTCTCGCGTTCGATGTTACAGATTTGTTTAGAAGTTTTTTGTTGGGCGGATAGCGAATCAGTGACAAAAATTTCTACATTTTGTACTGCTGTTGTTCTTCTCGCTATTTTAACAAATGACGTTGAAGTCCGAGAGTTTGTTTCAAAAGATCTATTTAAGTCCATTTTAGAAGCGATGAAGTTTGAATCAAATGCAGTTATCAGTGCCGATCTTGTTAGTCTATGtcgaaaaatatatttttatctccGTGATAGAGAGCCATCACTAAGACGG GTTCTACTTTCTCTCACTGGTTCAACCCGTAgatatttgattttgtttgaagAAGACTTATCAAAAGCGTCAAGTTCTGAGGAACAACAACAATGTATGAAGAGATTTCTCATATCAGTTGAAGGATATGAATTGTTGGCACTTAATCCTCCTATTATGGAGGATAACTCTTGTGATGATATACCAAATCTCAGCCCTTCAGTTATGGAAAAGGTGATTGAAGCTAATGCACGTTCTGAAGCTCATGAAAAGAAGATGGCAAAAATTAGAAAGCAAGTGGGGGCCATGAAGAAAGCCTATTATAACAATCCtg CTAATCCAATTTTGGAGTCTGATGATGAACCTGATGAGTGGTTTGAGTCGGATGGTGAACATGAAATGACTGATGAGGAATTTAAAAGATATATGGAACAACTTGATGCTAGTGGG GGTTTTGATATGAACGACTTTTCAAATTGTCGTGCATTTGGTATGATTCAACCAATGGAATTGAATGAGGTTTCAGTTACagaacttgataaatatattaaaatggcACTTGAAGAATTCAATCAGAAAGAG AACTCAAATTTTGAATGTGTGGAGATTGAGAAGGCAAATGTATTGGGAGGACTACGCACAGAGTATTATATCACTTTTAAAGCAAAAGATGAGAAGAGAGTTTCAATCTATACATTTCAagctttaatattttatgattatGTTTGTGAAAAAAGACACTATGAAACATCAGTTGGCATTTGTAGATTAAAGCCTATTCCACCGCCTAGGCATG GCCACACAATCGCCCTTCTTTAG
- the LOC126671688 gene encoding protein HASTY 1-like isoform X3, translating to MKQPIMKNSKDIWVWWKLVMTEQQQEFFAWSLNLLREQWTQLDWQNNYLSEPLGIVRLCSETPFMWSIFHTVKLFEKAFKIIGTREENTTLRKCSTSSFLHPMASHLSWMLPPLLKLLRVIHSLWSPAIYQALPEKLKAAMSMSDVELHALFGEKSPKLPNGFSIFADGSQTDTSKEGYAEISTSDMQNWLKDIRDSGYTVLGLSMSMRDPFFKCLDIDSDMVTIALVENIRSMQFRHIKQLIHLVLIYLVESCPSEMWEVWIEKLLYPFFIHVQNALCFSRSISLHEGNAKVPDVGSMPSGSDVKAYVMAEKLLRDVTHGTCSLLSAMASPEVNIGIPFLEPLGLVNSIDRSSLKDLNDFAITSLVGFLLKHKGLSRSMLQICLEVFCWADSESVTKISTFCTAVVLLAILTNDVEVREFVSKDLFKSILEAMKFESNAVISADLVSLCRKIYFYLRDREPSLRRVLLSLTGSTRRYLILFEEDLSKASSSEEQQQCMKRFLISVEGYELLALNPPIMEDNSCDDIPNLSPSVMEKVIEANARSEAHEKKMAKIRKQVGAMKKAYYNNPANPILESDDEPDEWFESDGEHEMTDEEFKRYMEQLDASGGFDMNDFSNCRAFGMIQPMELNEVSVTELDKYIKMALEEFNQKENSNFECVEIEKANVLGGLRTEYYITFKAKDEKRVSIYTFQALIFYDYVCEKRHYETSVGICRLKPIPPPRHGHTIALL from the exons ATGAAGCAACCGATAATGAAAAATTCAAAGGATATTTGGGTCTGGTGGAAGCTAGTGAT GACTGAACAACAGCAAGAATTTTTTGCCTGGTCGCTAAATCTTTTACGTGAGCAGTGGACGCAGCTAGACTGGCAAAATAATTACTTATCTGAACCCTTGGGTATAGTTCGTCTATGTTCTGAGACACCGTTTATGTGGTCAATTTTTCACACCGTGAAGTTATTTGAGAAGGCATTTAAAATAATTGGAACCAGAGAAGAGAATACAACTTTACGAAAATGTTCAACGAGTAGTTTTTTGCATCCAATGGCTTCACACCTGTCCTGGATGCTCCCTCCTCTTTTAAAG TTGCTTCGCGTCATACATTCTCTTTGGTCTCCTGCTATATATCAAGCATTAcctgaaaaattaaaagctgCCATGTCTATGAGCGACGTTGAGCTACATGCTCTTTTTGGCGAAAAAAGCCCCAAATTGCCAAATGGATTTTCAATATTCGCTGATGGATCTCAGACTGACACGAGCAAGGAAGGGTATGCAGAAATAAGTACATCAGATATGCAGAATTGGTTAAAAGATATTAGAGACAGTGG GTACACTGTCTTGGGCCTATCAATGAGCATGCGAGATCCtttttttaaatgcttggatatCGATTCTGATATGGTAACAATAGCGTTGGTGGAGAATATACGGTCGATGCAGTTCAGGCATATAAAGCAGCTTAttcatttagttttaatttactTGGTCGAATCTTGTCCTTCAGAGATGTGGGAAGTCTGGATCGAAAAGCTTTTGTATCCCTTTTTTATTCATGTGCAAAATGCTCTTTGTTTTTCTCGGTCTATTAGTTTGCATGAAGGTAATGCAAAGGTGCCGGATGTCGGAAGCATGCCTTCTGGATCAGATGTGAAAGCGTACGTAATGGCAGAGAAATTGCTTCGAGATGTTACCCATGGGACATGCTCACTTCTTTCTGCTATGGCATCACCAGAAGTCAATATTGGAATTCCTTTTTTGGAACCATTGGGGCTTGTGAACAGTATTGATAGATCGTCTCTGAAGGATTTGAATGATTTTGCGATAACCTCTTTGGTTGG TTTCCTTTTAAAGCACAAAGGTCTCTCGCGTTCGATGTTACAGATTTGTTTAGAAGTTTTTTGTTGGGCGGATAGCGAATCAGTGACAAAAATTTCTACATTTTGTACTGCTGTTGTTCTTCTCGCTATTTTAACAAATGACGTTGAAGTCCGAGAGTTTGTTTCAAAAGATCTATTTAAGTCCATTTTAGAAGCGATGAAGTTTGAATCAAATGCAGTTATCAGTGCCGATCTTGTTAGTCTATGtcgaaaaatatatttttatctccGTGATAGAGAGCCATCACTAAGACGG GTTCTACTTTCTCTCACTGGTTCAACCCGTAgatatttgattttgtttgaagAAGACTTATCAAAAGCGTCAAGTTCTGAGGAACAACAACAATGTATGAAGAGATTTCTCATATCAGTTGAAGGATATGAATTGTTGGCACTTAATCCTCCTATTATGGAGGATAACTCTTGTGATGATATACCAAATCTCAGCCCTTCAGTTATGGAAAAGGTGATTGAAGCTAATGCACGTTCTGAAGCTCATGAAAAGAAGATGGCAAAAATTAGAAAGCAAGTGGGGGCCATGAAGAAAGCCTATTATAACAATCCtg CTAATCCAATTTTGGAGTCTGATGATGAACCTGATGAGTGGTTTGAGTCGGATGGTGAACATGAAATGACTGATGAGGAATTTAAAAGATATATGGAACAACTTGATGCTAGTGGG GGTTTTGATATGAACGACTTTTCAAATTGTCGTGCATTTGGTATGATTCAACCAATGGAATTGAATGAGGTTTCAGTTACagaacttgataaatatattaaaatggcACTTGAAGAATTCAATCAGAAAGAG AACTCAAATTTTGAATGTGTGGAGATTGAGAAGGCAAATGTATTGGGAGGACTACGCACAGAGTATTATATCACTTTTAAAGCAAAAGATGAGAAGAGAGTTTCAATCTATACATTTCAagctttaatattttatgattatGTTTGTGAAAAAAGACACTATGAAACATCAGTTGGCATTTGTAGATTAAAGCCTATTCCACCGCCTAGGCATG GCCACACAATCGCCCTTCTTTAG
- the LOC130015203 gene encoding protein HASTY 1-like: protein MEDTDGKADSDTMAYMQREGCLHHSEHIFQAEAFLNMASTAGTEQQQEFLAWSLNLLREQWTQLDWQNNYLSEPLGIVRLCSETSFMWSIFHTVKLFEKALKISVTRKENTTLRKCSTSSRSHPMASHLSWILPPLLKLLRVIHSLWSPTIFKALPEKLKAAMSMSDVELHALLGEGNPKLSKGFLTFADGSQTDTHKEGCAEISRSDIQNWLIDIRDSGYIVLGLSMSMRDPFFKCLDIDSDMVTVALVENIRSMQFRHLKQLIHFVLIYLVKSCPSEMWEVWLEKLLDPFFIHVQNVLCFSRSTNLHEGNAKVPDVGSMPSGLDVKAYVMAEKLLRDITHETCSLLSAMASPEVNVGVPSLEPLGLVNHIDTSSSLKDLNYFAITSMVGFLLKHKGLSRPTLQICLEVFCWADSESVTLISSFCAAVVRLAILTNDVEVRGFASKDLFNAIIEALKLETNAVISADLVGLCRKIYFYLRDRDPSPRRVLLSLTSSTHRDLIMFDEDLTNTSSSADQNQRMGRFLLSVDGYEFMALDPPIMEDDSCDDMPNLSPSVMTRVIEAKARSEAHKRKMAEFRKQVGAMKKAYYDNNANPILESDEEPDEWFEWDGKHEITDVELKKYMEQLEASEGFEMGDFSNVRAFGMIQPMKLNERSIAELDKYIKMALEEFNQKENSNFECVEIEKASVLGELRTEYYITFKAKDENRVSTFTFQALIFYDYVCEKRHYETSVGICRLKPDTAPGHGK from the exons ATGGAAGATACTGAT GGTAAAGCTGATAGTGATACTATGGCATATATGCAAAGAGAAGGTTGTTTGCATCATAGTGAACATATTTTTCAAGCTGAAGCATTTCTTAACATGGCTTCAACTGCTGG GACTGAACAACAACAAGAATTTTTGGCCTGGTCGCTAAATCTTTTACGTGAGCAGTGGACGCAGCTAGACTGGCAAAATAATTACTTATCTGAACCCCTAGGTATAGTTCGTCTGTGTTCAGAGACATCGTTTATGTGGTCAATTTTCCACACCGTGAAGTTATTTGAGAAGGCACTTAAAATAAGTGTTACCAGAAAAGAAAATACAACTTTACGAAAATGTTCAACGAGTAGTCGCTCACATCCAATGGCTTCACATCTGTCCTGGATTCTCCCTCCTCTTTTAAAA TTGCTTCGCGTCATACATTCTCTTTGGTCACCTACCATATTTAAAGCATTAcctgaaaaattaaaagctgCCATGTCTATGAGCGATGTTGAGCTACATGCTCTTCTTGGCGAAGGAAATCCCAAATTGTCGAAGGGATTTTTAACATTCGCTGATGGATCTCAAACTGACACGCACAAGGAAGGGTGTGCAGAAATTAGTAGATCAGATATACAGAATTGGTTAATAGATATTAGAGACAGTGG GTACATTGTCTTGGGCCTATCGATGAGCATGAGAGATCCtttttttaaatgcttggatatCGATTCTGATATGGTAACAGTAGCGCTGGTGGAGAATATACGGTCGATGCAGTTCAGGCATTTAAAGCAGCTTATTCATTTCGTTTTAATTTACTTGGTCAAATCTTGTCCTTCAGAGATGTGGGAAGTCTGGCTAGAAAAGCTTTTGGATCCTTTTTTTATTCATGTGCAAAATGTTCTTTGTTTTTCTCGGTCTACTAATTTGCATGAAGGTAATGCAAAGGTTCCGGATGTCGGAAGCATGCCTTCTGGATTAGATGTGAAAGCGTACGTAATGGCAGAGAAATTGCTTCGAGATATTACCCATGAGACATGCTCACTTCTTTCTGCTATGGCATCACCAGAAGTCAATGTTGGAGTTCCTTCTTTGGAACCATTGGGGCTTGTGAACCATATTGATACATCTTCTTCTCTCAAGGATTTGAATTATTTTGCGATAACCTCTATGGTTGG TTTCCTTTTAAAGCACAAAGGTCTCTCGCGTCCAACATTACAGATTTGTTTAGAAGTTTTTTGTTGGGCGGATAGCGAATCAGTGACATTGATTTCTTCATTTTGTGCTGCTGTTGTTCGCCTCGCTATTTTAACCAACGATGTTGAAGTCCGAGGATTTGCTTCGAAAGATCTATTCAATGCCATTATAGAAGCTTTGAAGCTTGAAACAAATGCAGTTATCAGTGCTGATTTGGTTGGTCTTTGtcgaaaaatatatttttatcttcgTGATAGAGATCCATCACCAAGACGG GTTCTACTCTCTCTCACTAGTTCAACCCACAGAGATTTGATTATGTTTGATGAAGACTTGACAAACACATCGAGTTCTGCGGATCAAAATCAGCGTATGGGGCGCTTCCTTCTATCCGTTGATGGATACGAATTTATGGCACTTGATCCTCCTATTATGGAGGACGACTCTTGTGATGATATGCCAAATCTCAGCCCTTCAGTTATGACAAGGGTCATTGAAGCTAAGGCACGTTCTGAAGCTCATAAAAGGAAGATGGCAGAATTTAGAAAACAAGTGGGGGCTATGAAGAAAGCATATTATGACAATAATG CTAATCCAATTCTGGAGTCTGATGAAGAACCTGATGAGTGGTTTGAGTGGGATGGTAAACATGAAATTACTGAtgtagaattaaaaaaatatatggaaCAACTTGAAGCTAGTGAG GGTTTTGAGATGGGCGACTTCTCAAACGTTCGTGCATTTGGTATGATTCAACCAATGAAGTTGAATGAGCGCTCCATTGCagaacttgataaatatattaaaatggcACTTGAAGAATTCAATCAGAAAGAG AACTCAAATTTTGAATGTGTGGAGATTGAGAAGGCAAGTGTATTAGGGGAACTACGCACAGAGTATTATATCACTTTTAAAGCAAAAGATGAGAATAGAGTTTCAACCTTTACATTTCAagctttaatattttatgattatGTTTGTGAAAAAAGACACTATGAAACATCAGTGGGCATTTGCAGATTGAAGCCAGATACTGCTCCTGGGCATGGTAAATAG
- the LOC126671688 gene encoding protein HASTY 1-like isoform X2, whose translation MAYILKEGCLHHSEHIFLAEAFLDMASTAGTEQQQEFFAWSLNLLREQWTQLDWQNNYLSEPLGIVRLCSETPFMWSIFHTVKLFEKAFKIIGTREENTTLRKCSTSSFLHPMASHLSWMLPPLLKLLRVIHSLWSPAIYQALPEKLKAAMSMSDVELHALFGEKSPKLPNGFSIFADGSQTDTSKEGYAEISTSDMQNWLKDIRDSGYTVLGLSMSMRDPFFKCLDIDSDMVTIALVENIRSMQFRHIKQLIHLVLIYLVESCPSEMWEVWIEKLLYPFFIHVQNALCFSRSISLHEGNAKVPDVGSMPSGSDVKAYVMAEKLLRDVTHGTCSLLSAMASPEVNIGIPFLEPLGLVNSIDRSSLKDLNDFAITSLVGFLLKHKGLSRSMLQICLEVFCWADSESVTKISTFCTAVVLLAILTNDVEVREFVSKDLFKSILEAMKFESNAVISADLVSLCRKIYFYLRDREPSLRRVLLSLTGSTRRYLILFEEDLSKASSSEEQQQCMKRFLISVEGYELLALNPPIMEDNSCDDIPNLSPSVMEKVIEANARSEAHEKKMAKIRKQVGAMKKAYYNNPANPILESDDEPDEWFESDGEHEMTDEEFKRYMEQLDASGGFDMNDFSNCRAFGMIQPMELNEVSVTELDKYIKMALEEFNQKENSNFECVEIEKANVLGGLRTEYYITFKAKDEKRVSIYTFQALIFYDYVCEKRHYETSVGICRLKPIPPPRHGHTIALL comes from the exons ATGGCTTATATACTAAAAGAAGGCTGTTTGCATCATAGTGAGCATATTTTTCTAGCTGAAGCATTTCTTGATATGGCTTCAACTGCTGG GACTGAACAACAGCAAGAATTTTTTGCCTGGTCGCTAAATCTTTTACGTGAGCAGTGGACGCAGCTAGACTGGCAAAATAATTACTTATCTGAACCCTTGGGTATAGTTCGTCTATGTTCTGAGACACCGTTTATGTGGTCAATTTTTCACACCGTGAAGTTATTTGAGAAGGCATTTAAAATAATTGGAACCAGAGAAGAGAATACAACTTTACGAAAATGTTCAACGAGTAGTTTTTTGCATCCAATGGCTTCACACCTGTCCTGGATGCTCCCTCCTCTTTTAAAG TTGCTTCGCGTCATACATTCTCTTTGGTCTCCTGCTATATATCAAGCATTAcctgaaaaattaaaagctgCCATGTCTATGAGCGACGTTGAGCTACATGCTCTTTTTGGCGAAAAAAGCCCCAAATTGCCAAATGGATTTTCAATATTCGCTGATGGATCTCAGACTGACACGAGCAAGGAAGGGTATGCAGAAATAAGTACATCAGATATGCAGAATTGGTTAAAAGATATTAGAGACAGTGG GTACACTGTCTTGGGCCTATCAATGAGCATGCGAGATCCtttttttaaatgcttggatatCGATTCTGATATGGTAACAATAGCGTTGGTGGAGAATATACGGTCGATGCAGTTCAGGCATATAAAGCAGCTTAttcatttagttttaatttactTGGTCGAATCTTGTCCTTCAGAGATGTGGGAAGTCTGGATCGAAAAGCTTTTGTATCCCTTTTTTATTCATGTGCAAAATGCTCTTTGTTTTTCTCGGTCTATTAGTTTGCATGAAGGTAATGCAAAGGTGCCGGATGTCGGAAGCATGCCTTCTGGATCAGATGTGAAAGCGTACGTAATGGCAGAGAAATTGCTTCGAGATGTTACCCATGGGACATGCTCACTTCTTTCTGCTATGGCATCACCAGAAGTCAATATTGGAATTCCTTTTTTGGAACCATTGGGGCTTGTGAACAGTATTGATAGATCGTCTCTGAAGGATTTGAATGATTTTGCGATAACCTCTTTGGTTGG TTTCCTTTTAAAGCACAAAGGTCTCTCGCGTTCGATGTTACAGATTTGTTTAGAAGTTTTTTGTTGGGCGGATAGCGAATCAGTGACAAAAATTTCTACATTTTGTACTGCTGTTGTTCTTCTCGCTATTTTAACAAATGACGTTGAAGTCCGAGAGTTTGTTTCAAAAGATCTATTTAAGTCCATTTTAGAAGCGATGAAGTTTGAATCAAATGCAGTTATCAGTGCCGATCTTGTTAGTCTATGtcgaaaaatatatttttatctccGTGATAGAGAGCCATCACTAAGACGG GTTCTACTTTCTCTCACTGGTTCAACCCGTAgatatttgattttgtttgaagAAGACTTATCAAAAGCGTCAAGTTCTGAGGAACAACAACAATGTATGAAGAGATTTCTCATATCAGTTGAAGGATATGAATTGTTGGCACTTAATCCTCCTATTATGGAGGATAACTCTTGTGATGATATACCAAATCTCAGCCCTTCAGTTATGGAAAAGGTGATTGAAGCTAATGCACGTTCTGAAGCTCATGAAAAGAAGATGGCAAAAATTAGAAAGCAAGTGGGGGCCATGAAGAAAGCCTATTATAACAATCCtg CTAATCCAATTTTGGAGTCTGATGATGAACCTGATGAGTGGTTTGAGTCGGATGGTGAACATGAAATGACTGATGAGGAATTTAAAAGATATATGGAACAACTTGATGCTAGTGGG GGTTTTGATATGAACGACTTTTCAAATTGTCGTGCATTTGGTATGATTCAACCAATGGAATTGAATGAGGTTTCAGTTACagaacttgataaatatattaaaatggcACTTGAAGAATTCAATCAGAAAGAG AACTCAAATTTTGAATGTGTGGAGATTGAGAAGGCAAATGTATTGGGAGGACTACGCACAGAGTATTATATCACTTTTAAAGCAAAAGATGAGAAGAGAGTTTCAATCTATACATTTCAagctttaatattttatgattatGTTTGTGAAAAAAGACACTATGAAACATCAGTTGGCATTTGTAGATTAAAGCCTATTCCACCGCCTAGGCATG GCCACACAATCGCCCTTCTTTAG